One window of Mangrovibacterium diazotrophicum genomic DNA carries:
- a CDS encoding sigma-54-dependent transcriptional regulator, which produces MGKILIIDDDSFICEILKKHLKNRKYQVETAYSAQSAFQIFKGSAIDLVLCDFRLPDSSGLEVLQKVRAMNADIPVIIMTAYADVRMAVKLMKMGADDYITKPIQQEELMGLIEKLLKKPKTQERVESKSKPSFTNGDFIVGNSPRIKQVVELAKKVAPTNMSVIIEGETGTGKEYIARFIHENSLRSGKPFVAIDCGAIPKDIANSELFGHVKGSFTGAVTDKEGVFQKADGGTLFLDEIGNLTYEIQLKLLRAIQEREVSRLGDDKSRKIDIRIIAATNEQLASDVQEGTFREDLYHRINEFKLSLPPIRERGNDVLVFVDSFIKQANTELSRSIIGLDKDAEQIFLNYPWYGNLRELKNVVKRSVLLASGDLIDKTCLPVEIVFPEKEELAVAEVTVNRSDSMLKNASSEIEKQLIMRTIQEAGYNKSKAARILNIDRKTLYNKMKLYDIDL; this is translated from the coding sequence ATGGGAAAAATTTTGATCATCGATGACGACTCTTTCATCTGTGAGATTTTAAAAAAACACTTGAAAAACCGCAAATACCAGGTTGAAACGGCTTATTCAGCCCAAAGTGCCTTTCAAATCTTTAAAGGAAGTGCTATCGATTTGGTTCTCTGCGATTTTCGCCTGCCCGACTCAAGCGGGCTGGAAGTGTTGCAAAAAGTCCGGGCGATGAACGCCGACATTCCCGTCATTATCATGACGGCATATGCGGATGTTCGGATGGCGGTAAAGCTGATGAAAATGGGCGCCGATGATTACATCACCAAGCCAATTCAGCAGGAGGAACTGATGGGCCTTATCGAGAAACTATTGAAAAAGCCGAAGACTCAGGAACGGGTCGAATCGAAAAGTAAGCCTTCGTTTACTAATGGTGATTTTATCGTCGGCAACAGCCCTCGGATCAAGCAGGTGGTGGAATTGGCTAAAAAAGTTGCTCCCACAAACATGTCAGTAATCATTGAAGGTGAAACGGGGACCGGGAAAGAATACATTGCCCGTTTTATCCACGAAAATAGTCTGCGCAGTGGAAAACCGTTTGTGGCGATCGATTGCGGTGCGATACCGAAAGATATTGCCAACAGCGAATTGTTTGGCCACGTGAAAGGATCGTTCACCGGTGCGGTTACTGATAAGGAAGGGGTTTTCCAGAAAGCTGATGGCGGTACGCTTTTTCTCGATGAAATTGGAAACCTCACTTACGAAATTCAGTTAAAGTTACTGAGGGCGATTCAGGAGCGGGAAGTATCGCGGTTGGGTGACGATAAGAGCCGAAAGATTGATATCCGGATTATTGCGGCAACCAACGAGCAGCTCGCCAGTGATGTGCAGGAAGGTACTTTCCGCGAAGATTTGTATCACCGGATCAACGAGTTCAAATTATCCTTGCCGCCGATTCGCGAACGGGGAAATGATGTGCTGGTTTTTGTCGACAGCTTCATCAAGCAGGCCAATACCGAGTTGAGCCGTTCTATCATCGGTCTGGATAAAGACGCCGAGCAAATCTTCCTCAATTATCCGTGGTACGGTAACCTGCGCGAGTTGAAAAACGTGGTCAAACGTTCGGTGCTGCTGGCTAGCGGCGATCTGATTGATAAAACCTGCTTGCCGGTCGAAATCGTCTTTCCGGAGAAAGAAGAGCTGGCTGTGGCAGAGGTCACTGTCAATCGTTCGGACTCGATGCTGAAAAACGCGTCATCCGAAATTGAAAAACAATTAATCATGAGAACAATTCAGGAGGCTGGCTACAACAAGTCGAAGGCGGCACGAATCTTGAATATTGATAGAAAAACACTATATAATAAAATGAAGCTTTACGATATTGACTTGTAA
- a CDS encoding hemerythrin domain-containing protein has protein sequence MKTITEALKDHHDEMRDLMKKIDKDPENFILLKKNLDVHHELEEDLLLSELNTMDDVKKESLESQEEHYVLNVLLLDLADFPKDNYRWKVKMGVLEEILNHHLDEEEEDLFPEAEEKLSKTKLEKLGKKFLDLKKKRLEMALETKDL, from the coding sequence ATGAAAACAATAACAGAAGCCTTAAAAGATCATCACGACGAGATGCGTGATCTAATGAAAAAAATTGATAAAGACCCTGAGAATTTTATTCTCCTGAAAAAAAATTTGGATGTTCATCACGAACTCGAGGAGGATTTGCTCCTGAGTGAACTCAATACGATGGACGATGTGAAAAAAGAGTCGTTGGAGTCGCAGGAAGAGCACTATGTGTTGAACGTTCTTTTGCTGGATCTGGCTGATTTCCCCAAGGACAATTATCGATGGAAAGTGAAAATGGGGGTTTTGGAAGAAATTCTCAATCATCATTTGGATGAGGAGGAAGAAGATCTTTTCCCTGAAGCAGAAGAGAAGTTGAGTAAAACGAAATTAGAGAAGTTGGGAAAAAAATTTTTAGATCTGAAAAAAAAGCGTTTAGAGATGGCTTTGGAAACGAAAGATCTTTAG
- a CDS encoding DUF3857 domain-containing protein, translated as MTRSCLNLRISNLLLLAFTLLVCNRVIAAETGVDSAFRKRCQNSDAYLLYSYSDVTFSKSFSRYKKYTSYQNKLVVNTKAGVEKFALLELSKSVADHLQTIHVSTLKCDGSVVEMDSSLVFSHRDKFEQDGILTYPIPGVEPGDTIQISYEYSEFKGENETGEFVNLYHEVPSLNTEFSIRTAPGQTIRYKVYNGLGDPRIVANDTMIYCLFKKEAVEGLEENQYACLPCELPYFYYSVVKKDSEYRAWKDVYNQEFNYLTQPILLDRENSTYYKRWKKDVLGVAADSSKYYQLNLLLDNVRKNFDILPVQEGELFKSSGYFLKEKHFDLISIRRFYRQVLEDLGIDYWAVFARSKRAGPIDPYYIRIGEYDHIFFAFENEKGDLTLLYPSDMTYKYQIDEIPTALYHTDAVAAKPFLTEEKKRKDKFIDYDLQLAEADSVTISLFTLPGMNANVNFAKQILICQVDSASKEVSFKSSYQLSGGLSTDVRNFFSTLSQNEAMSNFYGAVAEYEDGESAIKVDTITDVKLDSIKPFSFHLKAEGRIENALTFVNDSLVSLSLDQLIEHTEIETPNDSTELDYYLDYSYSDSFVIILTFPYEVELLGANDPKSELKNETGEYSFNMNLVGNKQLVINSSYKIFADLIPKTDYDQLVLLNDQVKEVKNIRLLLKRRKS; from the coding sequence ATGACCCGATCTTGCTTAAACTTAAGAATTAGCAACCTGCTTCTACTGGCTTTCACTTTGCTGGTTTGTAATCGAGTGATTGCCGCCGAAACCGGAGTCGACTCCGCATTCCGGAAGCGGTGCCAAAATTCCGATGCCTATTTGCTGTATTCATACTCCGATGTGACTTTTTCGAAGTCCTTTAGCCGGTATAAAAAATACACGTCCTATCAGAATAAACTGGTAGTGAATACGAAAGCAGGAGTGGAGAAGTTTGCGTTACTCGAGCTGAGTAAGTCGGTTGCTGATCACCTGCAAACGATCCACGTCAGCACCTTGAAATGCGACGGTTCCGTTGTCGAAATGGATTCGAGCCTGGTATTCAGTCATCGTGATAAATTTGAGCAGGACGGGATACTGACTTACCCGATTCCGGGGGTTGAACCGGGCGATACAATACAGATTTCGTATGAGTATTCGGAGTTTAAAGGCGAAAATGAGACCGGTGAATTTGTGAACCTTTATCACGAGGTGCCGAGTTTGAATACCGAGTTTTCGATTCGTACGGCACCGGGGCAAACCATTCGCTACAAAGTCTACAACGGTTTGGGAGATCCGCGGATTGTAGCGAACGATACGATGATTTACTGCTTGTTTAAAAAGGAAGCGGTTGAGGGCCTGGAAGAAAATCAATACGCCTGTTTACCTTGCGAGTTGCCTTACTTTTATTACTCGGTGGTAAAAAAGGACAGTGAATACAGGGCCTGGAAGGATGTTTACAACCAGGAATTTAATTATTTGACGCAACCAATATTGTTGGATCGGGAGAATTCGACCTATTACAAACGATGGAAAAAGGATGTACTTGGCGTAGCTGCGGATAGCAGCAAGTATTACCAGCTCAATTTGTTGTTGGACAATGTGCGGAAGAATTTCGACATCCTTCCGGTGCAGGAAGGTGAGTTGTTCAAGTCGAGTGGCTATTTTCTGAAAGAGAAGCATTTTGACCTGATCAGTATTCGACGGTTTTATCGGCAGGTACTGGAAGATTTGGGAATTGATTACTGGGCAGTTTTTGCGCGGAGCAAAAGAGCCGGTCCGATCGATCCGTACTACATTCGGATTGGTGAATACGATCACATTTTTTTCGCTTTTGAGAATGAAAAGGGCGATTTGACTTTGCTTTATCCGAGTGATATGACTTACAAATACCAGATTGACGAGATTCCGACAGCCTTGTATCACACAGATGCTGTTGCGGCAAAGCCTTTTTTAACCGAGGAGAAGAAACGGAAGGACAAGTTTATCGATTATGACTTGCAATTGGCTGAGGCGGATTCGGTGACGATCAGTCTTTTTACTTTGCCGGGGATGAATGCGAATGTGAATTTCGCCAAGCAGATCCTGATTTGTCAGGTCGATTCAGCCTCGAAGGAAGTCAGTTTTAAGTCGAGCTATCAATTGTCCGGTGGTTTGTCGACTGATGTTCGAAATTTCTTCAGCACCTTGAGTCAGAACGAGGCCATGAGCAATTTTTATGGTGCAGTGGCCGAGTACGAAGACGGTGAATCGGCGATTAAAGTGGATACCATAACCGACGTCAAACTGGACTCGATCAAGCCTTTTTCGTTCCACTTGAAAGCAGAAGGACGGATTGAAAATGCCCTCACTTTTGTGAATGATAGTTTGGTCAGCCTTTCGCTCGATCAACTTATCGAGCACACCGAGATTGAAACTCCGAATGATTCAACCGAGCTGGATTATTACCTGGATTACAGCTACAGCGATTCTTTTGTCATCATTCTGACTTTTCCCTACGAAGTCGAATTGCTCGGGGCCAACGATCCGAAAAGCGAGTTGAAGAATGAAACTGGCGAGTATTCATTCAATATGAATTTGGTTGGTAACAAACAGTTAGTTATTAATTCGAGTTACAAAATTTTTGCGGATTTGATTCCCAAAACGGATTACGACCAGCTTGTGCTATTGAATGATCAGGTGAAAGAGGTGAAGAATATTCGCTTGCTTTTAAAACGCAGGAAATCGTAG
- a CDS encoding transglutaminase-like domain-containing protein, with the protein MKNAYRKIALPVAFFFCVLAAAGQNMQISSYSELIEVREDTSFTRQINIFLKQTDIPVMYPIIYDSELEKVSGLTVSYKSGKRYKQEKSPVIAENVIDTDVVSSKKLKSIAIPPGTEAQICYAVSCPELMYFSNLQFFSYDNIDTLKYEVIVPNSFRMVHDIVCRDSLSYLVLDSIQSEQNMRWKIEVAPQKIQPDALTLLGIYKNMSVPLMRILVVPANYPKEGEQYLKDWYLGKLESTRGLSPEVKAKIDELTQGITDQRAIMDTLYNYIRSNFKYVAIEIGMGAFIPSDVNEVFTNKHGDCKDLSNLLSDALKYKGIKSTVAMASTHDNIADCNFPSIGSANHIICVAYIDDQMILLDPTDPLHVPGKSIQAIQGRSIFIFNPDGGFFYDTGIPPAADNLLNYEIDLTADSEHKAMNGVFNARYGGISGNFLKAVMLNQNEDKRRSIGEDYYEDVFGNQRISDLKIQPKGENGVEISGNLAVNGKILTDNQNLFLFVDFLPPLLENEPRDKLTPGTYLGNTLDKKVKLRIKLGDPVESFSPIEKTFTKDDISVTYSVSSLSESEVECKYEFQLGYILVNKENIARTNEILKYFKKLTNDPILLKLKN; encoded by the coding sequence GTGAAAAACGCTTATCGTAAAATAGCATTGCCGGTCGCTTTCTTTTTCTGTGTGTTGGCCGCTGCAGGTCAGAATATGCAGATAAGTTCGTACTCGGAACTGATTGAAGTGAGGGAAGACACCAGTTTCACCCGGCAGATCAACATTTTCCTCAAACAGACTGACATTCCGGTCATGTACCCGATCATTTATGATTCGGAACTTGAAAAAGTGTCCGGTCTGACAGTGTCGTATAAATCGGGGAAACGATACAAGCAGGAGAAAAGCCCGGTGATTGCGGAGAACGTGATTGATACCGATGTGGTATCGAGTAAAAAACTGAAGTCCATTGCGATTCCACCCGGAACGGAAGCACAAATTTGTTACGCGGTTTCATGCCCCGAGTTGATGTATTTTTCAAATTTGCAGTTCTTTTCATACGATAATATTGACACGCTCAAATATGAAGTCATTGTGCCGAATTCGTTCCGAATGGTACATGATATTGTTTGCCGGGATTCGTTGAGCTACCTGGTGTTGGATTCCATTCAATCGGAACAGAACATGCGATGGAAAATTGAAGTTGCTCCTCAAAAAATTCAACCTGATGCCTTGACTTTGCTTGGGATCTACAAAAACATGTCGGTGCCGTTGATGCGGATTTTGGTTGTACCTGCAAATTACCCGAAGGAAGGGGAACAGTATCTGAAAGACTGGTACCTGGGCAAGCTCGAATCCACCAGGGGACTAAGCCCGGAGGTGAAGGCGAAAATTGATGAATTAACGCAGGGCATTACTGACCAGAGGGCGATTATGGATACGCTTTACAATTACATTCGCTCGAATTTCAAGTACGTGGCTATTGAAATCGGTATGGGCGCTTTTATCCCGTCAGATGTGAACGAGGTGTTTACGAACAAGCACGGAGACTGTAAGGATTTGTCGAATCTGTTGTCAGACGCTCTGAAATACAAAGGCATCAAAAGTACGGTTGCCATGGCGTCAACCCACGACAATATTGCCGACTGTAACTTCCCTTCGATCGGTTCTGCCAATCACATTATCTGCGTTGCTTACATCGATGATCAAATGATTTTATTGGATCCGACCGACCCTCTGCATGTTCCCGGGAAATCCATTCAGGCGATCCAGGGGCGTTCCATCTTTATTTTCAATCCTGATGGCGGCTTCTTCTACGATACAGGCATTCCTCCGGCAGCCGACAACCTATTAAACTATGAGATTGATTTGACGGCGGATTCGGAACACAAAGCTATGAATGGCGTTTTTAATGCCCGGTACGGCGGTATTTCCGGTAATTTTCTGAAAGCTGTCATGTTGAACCAGAACGAAGACAAGCGGCGGTCGATTGGTGAAGATTATTACGAAGATGTATTCGGGAATCAGCGGATTTCGGATTTGAAGATTCAGCCAAAAGGGGAGAATGGGGTAGAGATTTCCGGAAATTTGGCGGTCAACGGAAAGATTTTGACAGATAATCAGAACCTGTTTCTCTTTGTCGACTTTTTGCCACCCTTGCTTGAAAACGAACCCCGCGATAAGTTGACTCCTGGAACCTACCTGGGCAACACGCTCGACAAAAAAGTCAAGCTGCGGATAAAGCTCGGTGACCCGGTAGAGTCATTTAGTCCGATTGAGAAGACTTTTACCAAGGATGATATTTCGGTGACCTATTCGGTGAGTAGTCTTTCCGAATCGGAGGTCGAATGCAAATACGAGTTTCAGCTTGGTTATATTTTGGTGAATAAAGAAAATATTGCCCGAACAAACGAGATCTTAAAATACTTCAAAAAACTGACCAATGACCCGATCTTGCTTAAACTTAAGAATTAG
- a CDS encoding YtxH domain-containing protein encodes MKTRNTLKLAFASLAFAALFAACSQTSPKTPMDKAKDELSELENKIDSVTEDDPKLMAELEQRLDRLDESIDEIGNDLEEAGENVGEETKEAWENMKDESRELREKLDDWSDKAGDKLEDMGHDIKEGAQDVKESLKDSL; translated from the coding sequence ATGAAAACAAGAAACACACTAAAATTAGCTTTTGCTTCATTGGCCTTTGCGGCTTTATTTGCTGCCTGCAGCCAGACGTCTCCTAAAACACCGATGGATAAAGCAAAGGATGAACTGTCGGAGTTGGAAAACAAGATTGACAGTGTTACGGAAGATGACCCCAAACTGATGGCGGAGCTCGAACAGCGTTTGGATCGTCTGGATGAATCGATTGATGAAATCGGGAATGATTTGGAAGAGGCCGGTGAAAATGTTGGCGAAGAAACCAAGGAAGCTTGGGAAAATATGAAAGATGAAAGTCGCGAACTTCGTGAGAAGCTGGACGACTGGTCAGACAAAGCCGGTGACAAATTAGAAGATATGGGCCACGATATCAAAGAAGGAGCCCAGGATGTAAAAGAATCCTTGAAAGATAGTTTGTAG
- a CDS encoding hybrid sensor histidine kinase/response regulator — protein MTNQSENLNTSLFQLSELIRETVANESRPIKEIQELETWLLQQLDKIRVSKLDAVVEYPTIELQENKKQDSIWVLNSEFEILHFGGMHGLLEQKYSQLESRLFVRDILEEEDFKRFQACFREALDKNTTQEIDVNLKSNQGEIGNCKLVVEMKLSNPSEDRFIVFIRCPSNPLVYLENYQSVIFENMPEIDIYLFDKEYRYLFAAGGEKKRFNFTNIDFVGKTIFEAYDRKTVRSIYPFYNKILNGEKTEGEVRFRDEIYYLVGSPLKDAEGKTVAGILIAQNVTNDKLIEEQLRKSREEAEKANQAKSIFIANMSHEIRTPLNAIVGFSNQLAKTDLNGDQRRLVRLVQNASDHLMYLVGEVVFLFKLGMGKVYLEKVPFSLMDILSELQVMFEAQAIENRLDFEFECDDQLPEALIGDPFRLRQILMNLLVNAIKYTEAGKVIFRCKLKKNLKRRVELRFEVEDTGIGISAKDLSNIFNVFEQGSASTPGRRTGAGLGLGICKRLVEMLKGEIKVKSKVGVGSTFIVELPFEKANRESLPKDSKEFSMEDKNLKGKRILIADDDDHNLLLAEMIMTGWETDLTMARDGGEALALLESREFDAILLDIHMPEMTGVDLIKKIRSSGKQLNHKTPAMAVTANALHSDLAKYLKAGFDDYLIKPYKETDLYNKICNALGIDAKLTTRKAKKVEAVQAALQADELDMSELEATAAGDQEFIGMMIKNFQGNAKALMERLERELADQNFDGVGEAAHKAIPSFKFFKLNGIVERLQKLEDLALRVRNFKDIPCLVDETLAAVRKVDQEIDLKFTKS, from the coding sequence ATGACAAATCAGTCAGAGAATTTGAATACTTCTTTATTTCAATTATCCGAGCTTATTCGTGAAACAGTAGCCAACGAAAGTCGGCCGATAAAGGAAATCCAGGAGTTGGAGACCTGGCTGTTGCAACAACTCGATAAAATAAGGGTAAGTAAGCTGGACGCAGTGGTTGAGTATCCCACCATCGAATTGCAGGAGAACAAAAAGCAGGATAGCATCTGGGTTCTGAATTCCGAGTTCGAGATCTTACATTTTGGTGGCATGCATGGTTTGCTCGAGCAAAAGTACTCGCAGCTGGAGTCGCGTCTGTTTGTTCGGGACATTTTGGAGGAAGAGGATTTTAAGCGATTCCAAGCTTGCTTTCGCGAAGCTTTGGATAAAAATACGACGCAGGAAATAGACGTTAATCTGAAATCGAACCAGGGAGAAATTGGCAATTGCAAGCTGGTTGTGGAGATGAAACTCAGCAATCCTTCCGAAGATCGCTTCATTGTATTTATCCGATGTCCCAGTAATCCCTTGGTCTACCTCGAAAATTACCAATCCGTGATTTTCGAGAACATGCCGGAAATCGATATCTATTTATTTGACAAAGAATATCGCTACTTGTTTGCTGCGGGTGGCGAAAAGAAACGCTTCAATTTTACGAATATCGATTTCGTAGGGAAGACCATTTTTGAGGCTTACGATCGCAAGACTGTAAGAAGCATTTACCCATTCTATAATAAAATTTTAAATGGTGAAAAAACCGAGGGTGAAGTTCGTTTCCGCGACGAGATCTATTACCTGGTAGGTTCTCCGCTGAAAGATGCGGAAGGAAAAACCGTGGCGGGAATCCTGATTGCACAAAATGTCACGAACGACAAGCTGATAGAGGAACAGTTGCGGAAAAGCCGGGAAGAAGCCGAAAAAGCGAACCAGGCTAAGTCGATCTTTATTGCCAATATGAGTCACGAAATTCGGACTCCGCTGAACGCCATTGTGGGTTTTTCGAACCAGTTGGCCAAAACCGATTTGAATGGAGACCAGCGGCGTCTGGTCAGACTTGTGCAAAATGCCTCGGACCACTTGATGTACCTGGTAGGGGAAGTGGTGTTTCTATTTAAACTCGGGATGGGGAAAGTCTACCTCGAGAAAGTGCCCTTCAGCCTCATGGATATATTGAGTGAGTTACAGGTGATGTTTGAAGCGCAAGCCATCGAAAATCGGCTCGACTTCGAGTTCGAGTGCGATGATCAATTGCCGGAAGCGTTGATCGGTGATCCGTTCCGTCTACGCCAAATTTTGATGAACCTGCTTGTGAACGCCATTAAATATACCGAGGCCGGTAAAGTTATTTTTCGCTGCAAATTAAAAAAGAACCTAAAACGTCGTGTTGAGCTGCGTTTCGAGGTTGAGGATACCGGCATCGGAATCAGTGCGAAAGATCTCTCCAATATATTCAACGTGTTCGAGCAGGGATCGGCGAGTACCCCCGGGCGACGGACCGGTGCCGGTTTGGGACTCGGAATCTGTAAGCGCCTGGTCGAAATGCTGAAGGGGGAAATCAAGGTCAAAAGCAAAGTGGGTGTTGGTTCGACCTTTATTGTTGAGCTGCCGTTTGAAAAGGCTAATCGGGAGTCATTGCCTAAAGATTCCAAAGAATTCTCAATGGAAGATAAAAATCTGAAAGGAAAGCGCATTCTGATTGCAGATGACGATGACCACAATTTGTTGTTGGCCGAGATGATTATGACGGGTTGGGAAACAGACCTGACGATGGCGCGTGATGGAGGCGAAGCGCTGGCTTTGCTCGAAAGCAGAGAATTTGATGCGATTTTGCTGGATATTCACATGCCGGAGATGACCGGGGTGGATCTGATAAAGAAGATTCGCTCATCGGGAAAGCAGCTCAATCACAAAACTCCCGCAATGGCTGTGACGGCGAATGCGCTGCATTCCGATTTGGCAAAGTACTTGAAAGCTGGTTTTGACGATTATTTGATTAAACCTTATAAAGAAACGGACTTGTATAACAAAATTTGTAATGCGCTGGGAATCGACGCCAAGCTGACGACCCGGAAGGCGAAAAAGGTGGAGGCAGTTCAAGCGGCTTTACAGGCTGACGAGCTGGATATGTCGGAGCTTGAAGCTACAGCTGCCGGCGATCAGGAATTTATCGGGATGATGATCAAAAACTTCCAGGGCAATGCCAAAGCGTTGATGGAAAGATTGGAACGGGAATTGGCTGATCAGAATTTCGACGGGGTAGGAGAAGCTGCTCATAAAGCGATTCCTTCTTTCAAATTCTTCAAGTTGAACGGAATTGTCGAGCGCCTTCAAAAACTGGAGGATTTGGCTCTGCGGGTGCGCAATTTCAAAGATATTCCATGCCTGGTGGACGAAACTTTGGCCGCTGTCAGGAAAGTGGATCAGGAGATCGATTTAAAATTCACGAAATCATAA
- a CDS encoding CsbD family protein yields the protein MDKLEIKGQWNIVKGKLKQKYGDLTDDDLSYSEGKEDELIGRLQKATGKAREELVDEINSL from the coding sequence ATGGATAAATTAGAAATTAAAGGACAATGGAATATTGTTAAAGGAAAACTGAAACAGAAATACGGAGATTTAACCGACGACGATTTGAGTTACTCTGAAGGTAAAGAAGACGAATTGATCGGCCGTCTTCAGAAAGCGACCGGAAAAGCCCGGGAAGAATTGGTGGACGAAATTAACAGCCTGTAG
- a CDS encoding response regulator codes for MVRNSEYKTVVFIDDDREMVNVYNSILERKNLADYLVHCKDGQEGITYLSKLKKKELPDYILLDLYMPKMNGFEFLKAFEKLKNLKDSVEVFVCTSSRSKEDRDKVMKYHFVNAYLEKPLSSEFLELLIKDDINLQN; via the coding sequence ATGGTAAGAAATTCTGAATATAAAACAGTAGTTTTTATCGACGATGACAGGGAGATGGTAAATGTTTATAATTCAATACTTGAACGAAAGAATCTCGCTGATTATTTAGTTCATTGTAAAGATGGACAGGAGGGAATTACGTATTTGAGCAAGCTTAAGAAAAAGGAACTGCCCGATTACATTTTGCTGGATTTATACATGCCTAAAATGAATGGTTTTGAGTTCCTTAAGGCTTTTGAGAAACTAAAGAATCTCAAAGATTCGGTTGAAGTTTTTGTATGCACGTCTTCGCGAAGCAAAGAAGACCGGGATAAGGTGATGAAATATCATTTTGTGAATGCCTATTTAGAGAAACCGCTGTCCAGCGAGTTCCTCGAACTTCTAATTAAGGATGACATCAATTTGCAGAATTAG
- a CDS encoding YihY/virulence factor BrkB family protein, translating into MKQKLNSIWKIFRKAIVHFLDNRPIQLAGTTAYFAIFSTAPILIIIISVFGYLAGQSTIRGKLFDELNVLVGSESSSLLQDAIDNYKIAENSGIGSIIGIILFLVFATTLFTVMQDSINYIWRVKVKSNFKMNLLKLVMDRLASFGVILSIGFVLLISLVVDAGISVLSNFLTNHFSSNFVFLARLTNHVLTLGIIMSAFALIFRFLPDVEVHWSAAWFGAGFTALLFTLGKILIGILVGSSNLGAVYGAASSVIVLLMWVYYSSLIFYFGVQLSYEFSRFRQHRNQPNNYAIPFRIDKDV; encoded by the coding sequence ATGAAGCAGAAGTTAAACAGTATTTGGAAAATTTTTAGAAAGGCGATCGTACATTTTCTGGATAATCGTCCGATTCAGCTGGCCGGAACAACGGCTTACTTTGCCATTTTCTCGACAGCTCCAATCCTGATCATTATTATTTCGGTTTTCGGGTATCTGGCCGGGCAAAGCACGATTCGCGGAAAGTTGTTCGACGAATTGAATGTGCTGGTTGGTTCGGAGAGTTCAAGCCTGCTGCAGGATGCCATCGATAATTATAAAATTGCCGAAAACAGCGGGATTGGTTCTATTATCGGGATTATTCTGTTCCTGGTTTTTGCCACCACTTTGTTTACGGTAATGCAGGATTCGATCAACTATATCTGGCGGGTAAAAGTGAAGTCAAATTTCAAAATGAACCTGCTGAAACTGGTCATGGATCGCCTGGCATCCTTCGGCGTCATCTTGAGTATTGGTTTCGTGTTGCTCATTTCGCTGGTTGTCGACGCCGGTATTTCGGTGCTCAGTAATTTCCTGACTAACCACTTTTCGTCCAATTTCGTGTTTCTGGCCCGGTTGACGAATCATGTGTTGACTCTGGGGATTATCATGAGTGCATTCGCGTTAATCTTTCGTTTTTTACCCGATGTGGAGGTGCATTGGAGTGCCGCCTGGTTTGGCGCCGGTTTCACAGCCCTACTATTCACACTCGGGAAAATTTTAATCGGAATTTTGGTTGGCTCCAGTAATCTGGGGGCGGTCTACGGCGCAGCCAGTTCCGTCATCGTACTGCTGATGTGGGTTTACTATTCTTCGCTGATTTTCTATTTTGGCGTGCAACTTTCGTACGAGTTTTCGCGCTTTCGCCAGCATCGCAACCAACCGAATAATTACGCAATACCATTCCGTATCGATAAGGATGTTTGA
- a CDS encoding lmo0937 family membrane protein yields the protein MRSILYILAVILIIGWLLGVFVYSVGSLIHILLVFAVISILISLIKGR from the coding sequence ATGAGATCAATTTTATATATCCTTGCCGTGATCTTAATCATCGGCTGGCTGCTGGGAGTGTTCGTCTACTCCGTTGGCTCCTTAATCCACATCCTTTTGGTCTTCGCGGTTATCTCTATTTTAATCTCGCTGATCAAAGGCAGGTAA
- a CDS encoding YdhR family protein — protein MIMQIIRLKTNLSEEELLKRAHEREPQFKAIPGLVQKYYVKMGEPNSFGGVYVWDSEESLQTFRQSELAASIPKAYELAEAPGIEVLDVLFSLRE, from the coding sequence ATGATCATGCAAATCATTCGTTTGAAAACGAACTTGTCGGAGGAGGAGTTGTTGAAACGCGCTCATGAGCGAGAGCCACAGTTTAAGGCCATTCCGGGCCTGGTTCAAAAATACTATGTAAAAATGGGAGAACCCAACAGTTTTGGAGGGGTTTATGTTTGGGATTCGGAGGAGTCGTTACAGACGTTTCGGCAGTCGGAGCTGGCGGCTTCAATTCCGAAAGCTTATGAGCTTGCTGAGGCCCCCGGGATTGAAGTGTTGGATGTTTTGTTTTCGTTGAGGGAGTAG